The sequence cgcCTCGTGAAACGTGTAGTAGCAGGTtggggaaacggttcgaataatgaccgggccgcgacgtgatgtcatgctatggagaagttgtcagcagattagactcgtggaatattatactctctacggtggtatgtggaatttgttttgcagagccggacacgattcttgtgttcaagatctactttggagtattcggagaaggaacctgccttgcaatgccgaagacaatctgcgcgcttgactcaatcgtcattgaagcctggttcagggctactgagggattcctggattaaggggtccttggacagctggactatatgagtatgccggactgttgggctatgaaggtacaagatagaagacttcgtcccatgtccggatgggactctcctttgcgtggaaggcaagcttggcgattcggatgtgtagattcccttctctgtaaccgactctgtgtaaccctagccctctccggtgtctatataaaccggagggtttagtccgtaggacaagaacaatcataatcataggctagcttctagggttagcctctacgatctcgtggtagatcaactcttgtaatactcatatcatcaagatcaatcaagcaggaagtagggtattacctccatcgagagggcccgaacctgggtaaacattgtgtcccccgcctcctgttaccattagccttagacgcacagtttgggaccccctacccgagatccgccggttttgacaccgacaggggggctTGTGGTTCCCAGGgtgctgcctgagttttccaggagctctccattgcgcagtacttctgtactattgttgccaagtcagcaaagtgtaatacgTGACGTCGCTTAATGGCATTaaggattccttcgtccatgcaaCTTTTGCAAAATAGTGTAATTGCGTCTTCATCGCTGCAGCCTTCGATCTTGTCTCTAGCAAGGAGGAATCGGGCcgaaaagtgatggaccgtttctagAGGATGTTGTCGTATGTACGTAAGATCgcgtgtatctgggtgggtgggcagttttaaatccgaaccctgacccacctTGGGATCCGGAGTCTGAGAAACTTCCAAacttaacagttcgggctccgTGATATCAACTGATTTTTTCGGCCCAttgtccgattctaagttcggagggcAGGGCGTGTTGTTCCacagatgggtatccggctcttcaaGCTCGGTGATccaaacatagttcgtcctcaatgtAGAGGGGGAGCTGTCGTTGCGCTCCTCGATTACCGATACCTGAtaggtgatcggtggagatttgatttctcgctgatcgggtttaagcccgatctgattgttgtctgtagcgacccccagggaggcgatgtgatcaaggagttcgtttaaagatgacagctccgtcggatccatctgtttggagtgTTCGGAATCAACGcgaaggcgattttcgatgacccgagtaGTCATTGTCCGCTCGAtggccgatcgggcggtcatgatgaagccgcccagtcggagggtttggcctgaggccagggatcctccggaggtgatgttgtccttgataacaaggcgagccatcaatcctatctTCGATGTCACAacggaactctaaatgaaagcaccaatgtcggtgtcaaaaccggcggatctcgggtagggggtcccgagctgtgtgtctaaggatgatggtaataggaggtgggggacacgatgtttacccaagtttgggccctctctatcgaggtaataccctacttcctgctatattgatcttgatgatatgagtattacaagagttgatctaccacgagatcgtaatggctaaaccctagaagtctaacctatGAGGATTATGATTGAGTATGTctatgcctctacggactaagccctccggtttatataggcaccagaggggattagggttgtacaaagtcggttacagagaaatgaatctacatattcgttcgccaagcttgccttccacaccaaggagggtcccatccggacacgggaaagagtcttcagtcttgtatcttcatagcccaacagtccggcccacatcaatagttcggctgtccgaggaccccttaatctgggactccctcagttgccTCCGTAAGCAATCTCGATGTTAGTCCTCTTGGACATCTTTTGGTACCTCGTGATCTATCCAAGTGAAGTACTTGCAAAGTGGAGGAGACGACTACATATAAATCATGTTTATGTTAGTAATATGAGTTCAAACATATTTACATTTTTTGTATGTACGTCTAACATACCGGTGGTAGGTCATATGCGTTAGTTGGCAGAGCACGATCATGTGCATAGTTGGGACACACGAAAAACCTTCTACCTTCTGTCCATGACTTCTTGCGGTCAgtggacaccttcaccttgcaaacgtcaccacaccaacatggtggtgtgggcacatccttctccttctccttgtccaaCCTAGCCTCCATCCACGTCTTCGGCATGTCCTCTTGGTCCGTGCACGACCGCCTCGTCCTGGAACCGGATGAAGTCATGCCTACAAAAAAACAATTGTTAGCACAAGACACAAAGAGAGTAGATGTGTAAATACAGTAAATCAATAAATGCTAGGAATTGTATTAACAAATAATATACCATTATTATTAGATCAACCATCTGGATTATGCAAATAACCGAAGGCCGATCCATTATCAACCATTCCTctacgaccaccaccacctctggcacttgtgcttcctctacgtccaccaccacctctagcacttgtgcttcctCTATGACCACCACcgcctctagcacttgtgcttgcTCTACCACCACCAGCACCTATAGCACTTGTGCCCCCTCTACGACCACCAGCACCTCTAGCACTTCTGCTCCCTCtacgaccgccaccaccacctctgtCACTTGTGCTTCCTcgaccaccaccaccgtcacctcTTCCACCTCGTTCACCATCGGTGCCACCTCCACGACTTGTCTTTCCTCTACGGCTAGTGCTAGGAATGCCCCCTTTCGACGTTTTCCTTTTCTTGCATGTCCGTGCATTGTGTCGCCCTTCACCGCACCCCCCACAGTTGATAGTGTCAGGAGCCTCCATGAAATGACCGCTACCAAATTGTTTCATGCCAGTGTATCCAGCCAGGTCATCCATGTCACCCCTGAACCTTTTAGTTCTCCTTCTACCCTTGGTCTCCACCTTCAGGAGAGGGTCTTGCTTAATATGAGGGCCATGATACTCAGGCCACTATGATTGGTCCAGGAAAGGGTGAAATCAAGGCGCCCATGTCAACCTAGTAGCTTCCACATGGAACTCTTGCATCCGCACGGTTTTCCCATCACAAACATGTATGTTTCTCGCCTTTGCTGCCGTTATCAAATGCGAGCATGGACAATGATACTTATTAGGCCTCTCACACTGGCACCACGAGTCTTGAGACACACCTCAAATGCAGCACCACCATATTGAAAATAGTCTCGTGTCGTGCCACCTGGCTCATCAATTTGATAGATCATTTCACTTTTGTCGAATATGATAACTTGTTGCCTTGAAGACTTGCTTGCTTGTAACTGCAGCCATTCATCAACCTTTTCTGGATAATCCATTTTTTCACCTATCCATTTTGCAGTCTCTTCAGAATGCCTCTGAAAGTACTCATTAAGCTTGAAGAAAGTATACTCCACTATTGCAGTCACCGGCAATGAACGAGCACCCTTGAGCACATTGAAACATTCAATCAGGTTGCTCATCATGTCGCCATATCGCCTACCTCCATCGTCATGAGCGCGTGCCCACTTGTGCTTCTTGTTGAAATTCCTAGTTAAGAAGTCTTTTCCCCCTTCATTCACCGCTGCAAAGAGTTTATTGTACCGAGCATCGAAAGCATCGGTGGTGAAGGCCACGCATACATGGGTAAGGTctttgctgagctccttgctcttacatgcccggtaaaagttggccacgaaatgcctcatgcaccatctgtggtgaagctttgggaatcctggaataacaatgtccattgccttgagtatgccatggtgccggtccgatatgatgcatacctccctaGCCCCAATCACCTTGTGCCTAACATGACCCATGAACCATTCCCAGTTGTCTTGGTGCTTGGAAGGAACCAAAGCAAATGCCGCTGGCAACACATTGTCGTTTGATGAGTGCGCCATTGCTACCATTAGTGTGCCCTTGTATCTATCGGTCAAGAATGTGCCATCTATAGACAAGACCGGGCGACAATGCTCAAACGCCTCCACACATTGTCCATAACTCCAGAAGGCATGGTGAAACACTCCTTCGTGATCATCAACCACATGAAACATGCTCGGGTTCCCATGTGCAATCGTGCCCAACAACCTCGGGAGCTGGTTGTATGCTTCTTCATAACCACCATACAACATCCTAATAGCATTTGCCTTTGCCTTTcatgccttcccatacttgacTTCATAACCAAATTGTTTTTTCACCGTTCGCATGAGAAACCTCACTTTCACAGCTGGATCAACGGCTATGTCTTTCATCCATCTGTATCCGAGATACTCGGATATGAGTTGACGGTGTGTCTTTCTAAGTCATTTCGATGGCGGTTTGCACCTATGAGTGGCAACACAACTTTTTAACACCCATTCTTCGGTTTCTTTAAGCTTTCTTGCACGAACCTTCCATGGGCATCCTTCTCCCTCACACTTCACGGTGTAACGCAACTTCATGTCCGAGTGCTCAACATAAAATGGCCTATGGTTCCAAATGGTATAGTCAGACAACCAAAACTTCAGCATAGGCAATCTCAGAAACTTCACTcctttcttcaaatgagcattcTAGTCCTCGTTCTTCTCCCTTGGTTCGCCTGGATCCGGGCATGGTGTTGGCTCAATCGTCGTCATTCTCATTCCACCATCAACAACAGCTTTATGGGCAAGGCTGAGATCTTGAAACAAGTGAGTTCTTTTCTCTAAGCCCGTCAGCTCAAAGTGGATTTGGTTTTCCTCCTTTGCGAATCCATCCTCGTCCAACCATCACCTGGACCCTTGTCATCCGAGTCATAGGCATATTGACGCCTAAAAGGCAACTCACGATCCATGTCCTTTTGCGCTATGTACGCATCCAAGTCACCAACATCATTACCATGAATTCCTTCCTCTTGCTCTTCGTTGTCATCATGAGCATCTTCATCCTCTTGAATTACTTCGTCACTAGCAATCACCTCAACttcatttgcttggctagttggtggttggctagaagcattgggggGCATACAACTCAACCTCATTTGCTTCACTAGATGGTAGACGGGGACATGGTTGGCGATAAGCATTGGGGGCATCAACCACAACCCTATGCTCAACAAGTGGCACCATTGTCCTCTCGCTCATGTCATCCATTGGGGAAGAGACATGCCGGTTCAAATCAAGTGTAAACCGAGGAGATTCAACCTTGGTGGCAAACAATTCAAGTGACTTGTCTTCCGATTGGGAAACCTTTTCCTTGTATACATCCCAATGCAAATCCGAGGTGATAGGCATACTTTTCAACCGAGATTTGGCTccaactccaacatcataccttcctattaacTTAACATCAACATTGGTGTCCATCCACTTTAAGACTTGTCTCACTTTTGCAACAACATGCTCATAGCTAGGGCTTGTATCAAAAACCAATGATTCCTCACCAGTGTCGACATTGTTACTCAAGAATGCCTCGTTGTCCATGTAATGAACATTAAcaagtctctccatctaaaaaCAACATGAATGCATTTAAGGCATCGATGAGAATTGGTGATTATCCAAAAACATCTCATTATATCCAAATCATATCAACACTAAATTATTGGTGATGTGCGCAAAAGTTTCACTAATTAACACAAACTAAGCAAAGTTAACCCTAAACACTAACTAACCGTAACCACCAATCTTTCTACTCAACAAGCAAATATTCCTACTACACACCATGCATATCATTATATTACCAAAGTTAACCAAGCCATTCACACTAACATAAGGGAGAAAcacatgaactagggttccaccAACATGTAAAAAATGCAACCAAAATAACAAGATTTAACCACAAAAAAAGGGTGATTTGGGGGAGATTACCATAAGCAACAAAGTGATGGAAAGATCCATTTAAGGGAAGCACCTTTTGGAGAGGATTTGAGGGGGGAACTTGAGGGGTGAGAGAGAGTGGGGGGGGGCAGTAACTCTTCTTCAAGCTCGGACTCGATTGGGGAAAGTGTGTGGGGTGGAACCCGCACACTCTTCCATGGGGTTATCCActtaccagggccagacgccagggttcctagcgtgtggcccctttgccacgtcagcaggtcaacgggctggtGGGTCatgcgggccaggggccagacgccagggtgcgTGACGTCTGCTTtgcaacccagacgccagggatgttGGCGTCACCTAAAAAGGTCAGAATCATTTTTTTTTGTTGAAACGAGGTCAACTCGGGATTTTGTTAGCCACATAGGtcagaacagtaattttgtccCGCGGGGGTGGGGGGTTGGCGATGACTGAGCGAGCGTGCACATTGATGGGCCAGCCCACGCCAGTGAGCGCCGGTTCGCTCCGTGGCGCGTTAAGCGCGGAGTAGGAGCTATGGAAAAAAAGATGCCGTTAGCCTATTACAGAAGTGTGGTTCATGGCCTACTCGGCAATGGGCCGATCGGGCCTGGGCTAAACCCAAAGCAAATCAATGTTTTTCCTGTCTAATAAAGCCTGGCCCAGGAACCGCTCTAAGAACGAGACAGGTCCCACGCATTCCACGGTGGACGAATCACGAAACGCAACGGCCACGCTTGCCGCAAAATATCTTCATCGCGCGGCCGGTGGCGCCCCACCTGTCACCACCTCCGGGAAAGAACCCGTGtccccacctgtcagtggcccgcGGCCTAGGGTTTCATCCCGCGCGTCGTAACTACATAAACCTCTCGGCCCCGgacctctccccccccccctctttccccGGCTGCGCATCCCTTGCCAGCCTCCCACCCtccccacccccgccgccgccgccgccgcccccgccccgtcgaTGCCTTCCATCGCCGCCATCCCCGAGCCCATGGCCGTCGACGACTCCGCCTCCAAGAAGGCCAAGCGCAAGCAGCTCaaggccgaggccgccgccgcggccgaggcagctgccgccgcctctggcaagaaggacaagaaggagaagaaagacaagaagcggaagaccaaggaGCCGGCCTCCTCCGACGAGGAGGGCCGGAGCAGCACCAGCTCCGAGTCGGACCGGGCgcccgccgccaagaaggccaagaaggagaagaaggacaagaaggccaaggccgagCCGGCCGAGGAGCCGGCCAACGACGACGGGGAGCTCACCGccagcggcgaggaggaggaggagcccgccGACCCCAACGCGCTCGCCAACTTCCGGATTTCCGAGAAGCTCAAGGACAAGCTCAAGTCCAAGGGCATCAACGCGCTCTTCCCCATCCAGGCCACCACCTTCGCCCTCGTCCTCGACGGCAACGACCTCGTCGGCCGCGCGCGCACCGGACAGGTGACTGTTCCTCCCTTCCCTGTCTCATTTGATTGATTGATTCGTCATGTAGGAACTGGTTAGCTGGGTTGTAGTTTCATCTGCGTTTAGATTTAATAGTAACAAGCGTGCTTAGCGAATTTGACACCTATCAATCACATAATTTTGAAGAGAATAAATCTGTAATTTGTGACCATGATCATTGTCAGAACTCCATGGATTAGGAGAGAAGAGTTGTTCCTGTCACACAATTGCACGCCTTCTGTTCACATGTGGTCATTTGTTATGTACTTCATGCTAAAAGGGAAGTGTTAATACTTAGTAGGCCATAAGGTCTGCGCAACATTGCTTGTGGTTATCGTTCTTGGTGTCCTGACCATAAAAACAACCATTTTGGGGGCCTATACATGAAGATCAGTTTGTGTTTGTGCTCATGTGATGTTTCCTGAAAACATTGTGTTCATTTTGATTGTAGGGCAAAACGCTGGCTTTTGTTCTACCCATATTGGAATCATTGGTTAATGGGCCACACAAGGCAACGAGAAGGACTGATTACGGCAGGCCTCCAAGTGTTTTGGTTCTGCTGCCAACCAGAGAGCTGGCCAATCAGGTATGTACTACCGTCTGATTCTCAAGAAAGATGGATCCTTCATCTAAATCATCTGTGGTCTGACATTCCCAACAAATTTCAGGTGCATGCAGACTTCGAGTTTTATGGTGGAACGTTTGGGCTTTCTACATGCTGTGCTTATGGAGGTTCCCCCTACCGTCCTCAAGAGAATGCACTGAGACAGGGGGTCGACATTGTTGTTGGGACTCCTGGCCGTGTCAAGGTATTTCCCCCCTCTGTTTATCCTGGTTCATTTGCTCTATAGCTCTCTTAGTTTTGTTCTAATGCTCGCTGCATCACTTTCTTGCCCAGGATCTTATTGAAAAGCAAAAACTAAACTTGAGGTGCTTGAAATTCCGTGTCCTTGATGAGGCTGATGAAATGCTTAACATGGGGTTTAAGGATGATGTCGAGCTTATTCTTGGTATGTCTAAATCCTTGTAATACTAGATGTTCGTTCTATGAAGTTGCCTGTATGGTGTTACACAAGTGAATATACCTGACCTTGCATGTAACTCACTTGCCCAACTTAATCCAAATTCCTTTACTGTTTTATAAACAGGCAAGGTTGAGGATGTTACAAAAGTACAGACACTTCTTTTCAGTGCTACTCTACCGGAGTGGGTAAAAAAGGTATGAACCGCTTTGGCCAGATATGTTATTTCTGTTGACAATCTTCTTTTTGACAAGCATGTGAACTGACTATACTGTGGAATGATTGTAGCTCTCAATGAGCTTTCTGAAAGCTGACAGGAAAACAGTTGATCTTGTTGGCAACGAGAAAATGAAAGCTAGTGCGTCTGTTAAGCATCTTGCTCTTCCTTGCAACAAGGCTGCAAGGTCGCAGATTATTCCAGACATCATAAAATGCTACAGCCAGTATGTACTTCTACCAATGATCACCCTGTTGGCAGATAAGACTAATGCAATTCTCCCAAGTTTTTACTGTATTTTTAATCTTTGCGTTCAGTGGAGGACGGACCATTATTTTCACCGAGACAAAGGAATCTGCATCTGAGCTCTCTAGTTTGATTCCTGGATCCCGTGCCCTGCATGGAGATATCGCACAGGCTCAACGTGAAGTAAGTGATTCTGTTTTGACAATGCTCGTGCCCAATGTGCTTCAAGTGAACTAATGTGCTGTTCTATCTGAAACAATTTTTGTAACCAACACATTAGAAATTTAGAATATATCATTTATGTTATATATGCTAGTTGACTTGGGTATTATAGTATTTCAGAGTCTGATTCTAGTAATATGAGAGTATATCATCCATTTGTAATATGCTTATAACTGTAACACAGCTATTGAAGTGTACTGATTACCGGATTGTTATGCAGGTCGTCATTGCTGGATTTAGGAGCGGGAAGTTCCTCGTTTTGGTTGCTACAAATGTGGCAGCAAGAGGCCTTGACATTAATGATGTGCAGCTTATCATTCAGGTATGCCAATAACTGCTGTTGATTAACTTCTCTGATAATTAGCTCCCTCACTGATCATATTCCAAATCTCTAGTGTGAACCTCCACGCGATGTTGAAGCCTACATACATCGGTCAGGCCGGACAGGGAGGGCTGGCAATACTGGCATTGCAGTCATGCTTTTTGAACCCAGATATAAATTCGGTGTGACCAGAATAGAGAGGGAGTCTGGAGTGAAGTTTGAACATATATCTGCACCGCAGCctactgatgtggcacaatctGCTGGCAATGAAGCAGCAGAGGCCATTGCAAGTGTGTCTGACAGGTAATGCATTTTAATTAATTATTATCTGGGACTAAACAGATTCTGTCTTAGATTGAATTGTGCCATTAACTGCGTGGGTGGATACATTGCAGTGTCATTCCTGTTTTCCGGCAACAAGCAGAGG comes from Triticum aestivum cultivar Chinese Spring chromosome 5B, IWGSC CS RefSeq v2.1, whole genome shotgun sequence and encodes:
- the LOC123112752 gene encoding DEAD-box ATP-dependent RNA helicase 7, producing the protein MPSIAAIPEPMAVDDSASKKAKRKQLKAEAAAAAEAAAAASGKKDKKEKKDKKRKTKEPASSDEEGRSSTSSESDRAPAAKKAKKEKKDKKAKAEPAEEPANDDGELTASGEEEEEPADPNALANFRISEKLKDKLKSKGINALFPIQATTFALVLDGNDLVGRARTGQGKTLAFVLPILESLVNGPHKATRRTDYGRPPSVLVLLPTRELANQVHADFEFYGGTFGLSTCCAYGGSPYRPQENALRQGVDIVVGTPGRVKDLIEKQKLNLRCLKFRVLDEADEMLNMGFKDDVELILGKVEDVTKVQTLLFSATLPEWVKKLSMSFLKADRKTVDLVGNEKMKASASVKHLALPCNKAARSQIIPDIIKCYSHGGRTIIFTETKESASELSSLIPGSRALHGDIAQAQREVVIAGFRSGKFLVLVATNVAARGLDINDVQLIIQCEPPRDVEAYIHRSGRTGRAGNTGIAVMLFEPRYKFGVTRIERESGVKFEHISAPQPTDVAQSAGNEAAEAIASVSDSVIPVFRQQAEELLSNSSMSAVDLLAKALAKAVGYTDIKKRSLLSSMENHTTLHLQTGRPLYTPSFVISTLKRFMPEDRLSSLHGITLTTDGTSAVFDVPSAEVQDYIQGAENAAGVTIDEVKQLPALQEREQSRGNSGGSRFGGRGGGGRRFGGGGGGRFGGGGRGRGGGGGRFNRR